CTTCCCGACCATCGATGGCAGCTACGTGCAGAAGTTCACGCCGATGACCGGCAACGGCGTGGAGAGCCTCACCCTGGAGCAGACGCAGAACATCTGGACCAACGGCATCATCTTCAACTGGGCCTGGGGCAGCTGGGCTCGGAACGTGCGGGTCAACAAGGCGGGCCGGTTCCCGCTCTACTTCAACGCCAGCAAGTTCTGCGAGATCCGCGACAGCATCATCGATGATGCCTGGTTCAAGGGTGATGGCGGCACGGCGTACGTCGGCTTCGAGTACGCCTATGACTGCCTGATGGACGGGGTGACCACCTACGAGATGCGCCATGGGCCGCTCGTCCAGTGGTCGGCGGCGGGCAACGTGGTGCGGCGCAGCAAGTTCGTGAACAGCGACATCCAGTGGCATGCGGGCTGGACGAACGAGAACCTCTTCGAGCAGGTCACCGTGGAGTCCAACCGTGGCACCGGCGCCTACGGCTACGGAATGTGGGCCTCTCCGCCCGAGGACACCGCGCACGGCCCGAACGGCCCGCGCAACGTCGTCTACAACAGCGACGTGACGTCACCGAAGCTCGGTGCCTGGCTGGGCGGCATGAACCGGGGCTGGATCTTCGCCTACAACCGCATCCAGAGCGACTCCGGCGAGGGCCTCTTCGCCAAGGACAGCAGCAGCGACCACACCATCACCGGCAACGTCTTCTCCTTGAGATCGGCCGGCTCTGGCATCCGCCTGGAGACCAACGACTGCACGGGCGTGAAGCTCACGAGCAACGACTTCTACGGCGTGCAGAGCCCCACGGCCATCTCGACCGGAGCGGGCACGCCCGCCGTGGCGCAGAACAACACCACCGTCGATGTGCTCTCGCCGTCCCTCTTCACCAACCCGGGCTTCGAGAGCGGCTGGACGGGGTGGACGCAGGACGCGTCGGACGGCGGGATGAGCCAGCTGTCCGCCTCCGCCGCATACCAGGGCTCCCAGGGCCTGCGGGTGACGGATGCGAGCTCTACGTTGGGCTCCTCCGTCCACTCGGCCGCCTTCGCCGTCCAACCCAACAAGACCTACGGTGTTCGGTACTGGCAGCGCATCGTCAGTGGCAGCAACGGGGGCATGGGGCTCTACATCCAGTTCTTCTCCAGCAGCGGCTCGCAGCTCCAGAGCCGCGCCATTGGCCTGGTGTCTGGGAGCAACTGGCAGCGTGTCCTCGTCCGGGAGACGGCTCCTCCGGGCGCCGCCACGGCCCAGATCTGGCTGCACTCCTACAGCAACGGCATCGTCACCGCGGACTTCGACCAGTTCGAGTTCGGTGAGCTCGCCCCCGAGCTGGGCAATGGCGGGTTCGAGAGCAGCCTGACCTCCTGGGACACGAGCGGCGACAACGGCATGAGCCAGGCCTCCACGTCGGCGAAGTACAGCGGCACCTACGGCCTGCGGGTGACCGACAGCAGCGCCACCCTTGGCTCCTCGCTGCGCTCCGCGCGCCTGACCGCCCAGGCAGGGTGGACCTACCAGGTGCGCTTCTGGGCCCGGCAGCTTTCGGGGACCGGCGTCGCGATCCACCTCCGGTTCCTCGACAGCGCCCAGCAGGAGCTCAGCCAGAGCCTCAAGTCGCTGCCCGCGCAGGCCGAGTGGCGCGAGTACACGGTCCGGGCGGACGCCCCCGCGAACACCGCCTCGGTGGAGGTGTGGATCCGCTCGGGAGACACCTCCCAGGTGACGGCCGACTTCGATGATCTGCTCTTCTCCGAGAGCCCGCCTCGCCCAACTCCCGCTGTCGCCTCCATCTTCGAGTGGCAGCGCAACCCGGTCTTCCCCCTGCCCAACCCGGGCTTCGAGTCCGGCCTCGCGGGATGGGACATGACCAGTGACAACGGGATGAGCCTGGCCACGTCCACCGCGGCGCGCTCGGGTGGCCAGGGCCTTCGCGTGACGGATGCCAGCACCTCGGTTGGCTCCTCGGCCTACAGCCCGTCGTACTTCGTTCAGCCGGGCAGGAGCTACCGGCTCCTGTTCTGGAGCCGCGTCGTATCGGGCAACAGCGGCATGGGGGTCTACATCAAGTTCCATGACGCGAACGGGGCGGAGATCACCTCCGCCACCGTCAACCGCACCGTGCCCAACAGCGCGACCAGCTGGACCCAGCTCCAGGTCAACGGCGTGGCACCCGCCAACGCCGTGACCGCTCGGATCTGGCTCCACAGCTACGGAGCTTCGGTCGTCACCGTCGATCTCGACGACCTGGAGTTCATCCGGCTGTAGCCACGCCGGCGAACGTCTCCAGGAGGCTCAGTAGGGCTGGAGCTCGCAGCGCTGCCGCGGGTACTGGGGGTCATAGGGGCAGGGATCGACCCACGTCGAGTAGCGCGTGACGTAGTAGGGCCCGATGGTGAACGCCGCGCCCTGCCCGAAGAGCCGCGAGCTGTGCTGGCTGGTCTCGTCCGCGAACGAGAGCGCGGACGAAGTCCCCACCGGAGGCAGGAAGTAGAACCCAGGGGTGCTGGACAGCCGTACCAGTCCAGCACCCCAGTTCATGGAGCCATCCAGCAGCGAGAACATGCCCATGCCGCAGTTGAGCTGGCGCATGACCACCGCCTGCTCCGTGCCCCCATGGTCGATGACCATCCACTGGCGGTCGATGCGATAGCCGGGCTGGGTGACGGTGAAGACGACCACGCCATCGAGGATCCACGTCACCGTGCGCGCCATGCGATCATAGGAGATCGTCATCTGGTGGGTCTGGCTCGGCGTCCGCGCCTTCACCGGGATGGCGTAGGTGAAGGCCGCGTAGTGGTTGGTCGCGGTGCGTCCGAAGGGCAGGCGCTCGTAGATGACGTAGACGCGCTGGTTGGTGAGCATGAAGTCGAAGACCATGTTGCTCTCGAAGTCGACGGTGTTCATCGCGACTCCGGCCAGGCGCAGGTCATCCTGGGCGTTGCTCACCAGCCCTCCGAAGGGGTGGTACTCGGTGCCGAACGTCTGAGCGCTCAGGGAGGTGCTGCACTCGAGCGCCTCCCGGAAGCCCACGTTGAAGCCCGGGAAACCCCAGGAAGACGTCGTGTTCATGTAGGCCAACCACTTGACGTGGTCGATCCCGCCCGGCAGCCCGCTGGACGCCTCGGGGGCCACGCTGAGGGTGTAGGCCGGCTTGCCGGTGCTGGGGTTGGTGCCCGGGGCGCGGACATACATCCCGCCCGCATAGGGAGTCGTCAGTCCGTTGTTGCCCGTGAACCCGCCCGCCTTGAAGTAGGTCCACTTCGCGCCGGCTGTATCCACCGAGAAGCCGTTGGCGAAGTTGTCCCACACCACCGACATCTCGTCCGCGGGCGCCGCGCTGGGGACCAGCGCGCTCAGCAACACCGCTCCGAGCACCCACTGCCTGAGCTTCATCGTCATGGAGTCCCTCCCGTTTAATTCTGCTTTTATTGGAAAAGCAGAATTTCATGGTAACGCACCAGGAGTGCGCGGGAGAAGACTCGGCGTGGCCGAATGTCCGCGGCGGGCTCGAAACCTGGGGTGAGCCCGCCGCGAGGTGTGCCTTCGTTAGAGGGACTGCAGGAACCGGATGAGCGCGGCCCTGTCGGCGGCGGACAGGTTGGCGAAGGCGTTCTTGGACGCGTTCGCCTCGCCGCCGTGCCAGAGGATGGCCTCCGTCAGGTTCCGGGCCCGGCCGTCATGCAGGTAGGCCTCGCCGCCGCTGACGCCGGCCGTCAGGCCAATGCCCCACAGCGGCGGGGTGCGCCACTCCGAGCCCGAGGCCGTGCCCTCGGCCAGGTTGTCGGCGAGGTTCGGGCCCATGTCATGCAGCAGCAGGTCCGTGTAGGGGTGGATCGTCTGGCCGCGCAGCTCCGCGTTGGGGTGGTAGGGGCTCGTGGTCAGGGTCTGCCTGTGGCAGCTGGCGCAGCCCGCATTCTGGAAGAGCGTCTCTCCCCGGAGCGCCTGGGTGTTGGTCAGGTCACGGCGCGCAGGGACGCCCAGCAGGGCGATGTAGCGGGTGATCTTGTCGAGGTCCGCATCGCTCAGCTCCGTGCTGGTCCCCGAGCAGCCCTGCTGCGAGGAGCCGCAGTCCAAGGACCGGAAGACGGAGGAGGTGACGCCCAGGTCGCCGTTGAAGGCCTCGGCGATCTGGTGCCGCAGGCGCGCCGAGCCCGCCTTCCACCCGAAGCGGCCCATGCGCGTCTGGCCCGTCTGCGGATCCGTCACGGTCCGCATGCGCCCGGAGATGCCGTCCCCGTTGCTGTCATTGGGGTCCGCCAGGGCGGAGATGCTGCTCTCGGGCACCGCCTCCAGCAGGCCCATGCCGACGAGCTGGGGCGTGATGCGCGCCGAGTGGGCGGCGGGGATGACGTTCAGGAAGGAGTAGACCGGCTTGCGCAGCTGGTAGGTGGTGCCGTCGCCGAACTGCCCGTTGGTCGTGGTCCACGAGCCAATGCGGACATCCGCCTCGGGGGTGCCGCTGGTGCTGCGAGGCTGCAGCTTGGAGCCCAGCTGGGGATCCGGGTTGCCGTTGGCCTGGCCCACGCGGACCACGAAGTTGCCCAGGGTGGTGTTGGTGGTGGTGGGCGGCAGACCGCGCCCGTTGTTCACGTGGCACGCGACGCAGGAGCGGCTGATGTAATTGGTGCCCAGCTTGTTCACATGCTCGTTGAACACGGGGTTACCCGGCTCGGAGTGGCTGCCATTGCCGAAGTCGGTGTGGTGGATGCGGCGCCCCTCGACGAAGGGCTGCGTGTTCACCGGCGCCAGGTTCAGCGCCATCTGCATGAAGCGCTCGGGGGGCTCGTTCGAGTACGGCGCGTTCAGCGTGGTCCGGCCACCGCTCCAGCCCGCCTCGGGCATCGGGAAGGAGTCCAGCGTCGCGCCCACGCCCTCGAACGGCACGATGCCGCCACTGCCGACGATGTAGAGCCAGGCACCCGAGTAGTAGTTGAAGCGGCCCTCCACCGGCTGCTTCAGGAAGACGCCGATCTCGATCTCCATGCGATCGCCGATCCGGATCGCCCGGCCTTCCTTGGCGTTGTAGTTGACGCTGGCGGTGTAGAGGTAGTCATTGACCTTGGTGAAGGTCCCGTTGTGGAAGTACTCCGCCACCGTGTTGAGGCCCCGGAAGAACGCCCGGAAGTTCGTTCCGTCATGCGGGTAGGTGGTGTGCATGTTGACGGTGATCTGGCTGCCGCCCTTGGCCACCTCGTCGATGATGTCGACGTAGAAGGTGCGGTTGGTGAAGTACAGCGGCAGGAAGTGGTCATACGCCTGGAACTGGGACTCGCGAGCATGGCGGTCGCGCACGCGCTCACCCACGTGC
Above is a genomic segment from Hyalangium ruber containing:
- a CDS encoding carbohydrate binding domain-containing protein — translated: MKSSLRQASLALVLALGLFPRTGLRAQTWNAADVLGPDGIIYPDWSFAGVPGGIPTGGADCGSVTLQGAVANDNLDDSAALEAAATACGQAGGGVISIPAGSFHLDRPIFIKHSGVVLRGAGRDTTKLIFRFAAPSQDVAFFFPSGVSNNTLAKNNWLEVHADPTDLQRLSIKYNGQVVSERLRSTGHWGASFSLRVTGSTLAGKSGYGSAKSFVAEAEYPNGLIRTETVSLTLNNAQDANAIPNTGYLGAINFNGTGRMGNTFLLAQDGLRGQTSLTLSSGHTVVAGDFLEIFAEATARWNDEVDNACTTSTNFRRYQVKAVAVSGNVVTLNQPLRIDFPTIDGSYVQKFTPMTGNGVESLTLEQTQNIWTNGIIFNWAWGSWARNVRVNKAGRFPLYFNASKFCEIRDSIIDDAWFKGDGGTAYVGFEYAYDCLMDGVTTYEMRHGPLVQWSAAGNVVRRSKFVNSDIQWHAGWTNENLFEQVTVESNRGTGAYGYGMWASPPEDTAHGPNGPRNVVYNSDVTSPKLGAWLGGMNRGWIFAYNRIQSDSGEGLFAKDSSSDHTITGNVFSLRSAGSGIRLETNDCTGVKLTSNDFYGVQSPTAISTGAGTPAVAQNNTTVDVLSPSLFTNPGFESGWTGWTQDASDGGMSQLSASAAYQGSQGLRVTDASSTLGSSVHSAAFAVQPNKTYGVRYWQRIVSGSNGGMGLYIQFFSSSGSQLQSRAIGLVSGSNWQRVLVRETAPPGAATAQIWLHSYSNGIVTADFDQFEFGELAPELGNGGFESSLTSWDTSGDNGMSQASTSAKYSGTYGLRVTDSSATLGSSLRSARLTAQAGWTYQVRFWARQLSGTGVAIHLRFLDSAQQELSQSLKSLPAQAEWREYTVRADAPANTASVEVWIRSGDTSQVTADFDDLLFSESPPRPTPAVASIFEWQRNPVFPLPNPGFESGLAGWDMTSDNGMSLATSTAARSGGQGLRVTDASTSVGSSAYSPSYFVQPGRSYRLLFWSRVVSGNSGMGVYIKFHDANGAEITSATVNRTVPNSATSWTQLQVNGVAPANAVTARIWLHSYGASVVTVDLDDLEFIRL
- a CDS encoding DUF6081 family protein — protein: MTMKLRQWVLGAVLLSALVPSAAPADEMSVVWDNFANGFSVDTAGAKWTYFKAGGFTGNNGLTTPYAGGMYVRAPGTNPSTGKPAYTLSVAPEASSGLPGGIDHVKWLAYMNTTSSWGFPGFNVGFREALECSTSLSAQTFGTEYHPFGGLVSNAQDDLRLAGVAMNTVDFESNMVFDFMLTNQRVYVIYERLPFGRTATNHYAAFTYAIPVKARTPSQTHQMTISYDRMARTVTWILDGVVVFTVTQPGYRIDRQWMVIDHGGTEQAVVMRQLNCGMGMFSLLDGSMNWGAGLVRLSSTPGFYFLPPVGTSSALSFADETSQHSSRLFGQGAAFTIGPYYVTRYSTWVDPCPYDPQYPRQRCELQPY
- a CDS encoding di-heme oxidoredictase family protein is translated as MSSRSTAIVVATLVSTLWAVDGFAAPAYGAQGSGSSAIVFINTTSWADIHYRLNNGGQLNVRMTVTNGRNQYTVSSLVAGDVIDYNFTYWDVACNCAYDTPMARYTHGSTAPPDAGTPDSGTPDSGTPDAGTPDAGAGGPVVPLFNSSTALEPALVENTAQAVITHVGERVRDRHARESQFQAYDHFLPLYFTNRTFYVDIIDEVAKGGSQITVNMHTTYPHDGTNFRAFFRGLNTVAEYFHNGTFTKVNDYLYTASVNYNAKEGRAIRIGDRMEIEIGVFLKQPVEGRFNYYSGAWLYIVGSGGIVPFEGVGATLDSFPMPEAGWSGGRTTLNAPYSNEPPERFMQMALNLAPVNTQPFVEGRRIHHTDFGNGSHSEPGNPVFNEHVNKLGTNYISRSCVACHVNNGRGLPPTTTNTTLGNFVVRVGQANGNPDPQLGSKLQPRSTSGTPEADVRIGSWTTTNGQFGDGTTYQLRKPVYSFLNVIPAAHSARITPQLVGMGLLEAVPESSISALADPNDSNGDGISGRMRTVTDPQTGQTRMGRFGWKAGSARLRHQIAEAFNGDLGVTSSVFRSLDCGSSQQGCSGTSTELSDADLDKITRYIALLGVPARRDLTNTQALRGETLFQNAGCASCHRQTLTTSPYHPNAELRGQTIHPYTDLLLHDMGPNLADNLAEGTASGSEWRTPPLWGIGLTAGVSGGEAYLHDGRARNLTEAILWHGGEANASKNAFANLSAADRAALIRFLQSL